GGAACTGGACCAGTTCTGCCACGAGCTGGCGCAGGCTGCGGCCCGCTGCAAACTGCGCGAAACTCTCGAAACAGAACTGCGGCGCTGCTCGGCATTCAGCAACATGGCCCGTGAAAGGCTCATGTGGAAGCAGGTGAGCCTTGCGGCCGATGCCATCAATGCTTTTGTTGATTGGTGGGGCTTTGACCCGCGCTTCAAGGAACAGCCCCAGCGCACTGTGGTTTTTGGCGGCAAAAGTGTGGCCCTGTTCAATCCGCCGCAGGAGATCAAGGGCGAGCCGCCCATAGGCGAAACAGAATCGCCCTACGACCGACTGTGGTACACAGACTGGCTGCGGGCCATGGCCTATAGTGTTATGGCCAACGTGGATTTTGACGGCCAGCAGAGCCTCAATCCGGAACAGAACAACCGCCTGCGCGAAATTTTGCAGGCGTTTAAAGGATAGACCATGCGTGCCAGCATTTCAGCCGATACCGGGCGTGGCCCGGGCAATGGCATCATAGAGATATTTGACGCGGGCAGTGTGAGCGATCCCGATTTTACCCTGCTGCGCGCCTCTGACGGCAAATGCCTTGGCCCTCGTGGTTGGCAGGAAAGTGAAACCCTGCTCACCCCTGACGCTTGGGATAACGACGGCGGCAGTCTGCGTCTGGCCGTGGGCCCGGCAGTGGTTGACGAGGTGGACAACCTCGACGCCTACCGCATCAGTCTGCGTGGCGTGGGTAGTTGCGCGCTGGCCGTGAAATCGCTTGTGTATTCGCACATTGCGGGCGGGCACGGCATGGGCGCTGCAACTCCTGTTGCCCCGGCCCCTCAGCCTGCGCCCCTTGTGTCGCAGCCAGAACCAGTGCTGGAATCGCCAGAGCCGCCTCTTGCCTTTGACGAGTCGCAACAGCCTGTGCCTCCGCAGGAACCACCGCTTGAAATGAACACCCAGCAGCCAGAAAAATCTGGCGGTAAGGGTATGCTTGTGGCGTTGATTGTGCTGGCGCTCGTTGCCGCAGGCGCAGCCGCGTGGTGGTTTTTACTGCGTGAGCCCGAAAAAGCTCCCCTGCCCACTCCCCCGGCGCAGACCCAGAATACGGATAAACCGCAAACTCCCGGGCAGACCCAGCCAAAACCGGCTGATGATCCCCAGCAGGGGGCCGATGCGGCCAAGCCTGCGGCTACCCCCCTTGCCTCTGCCCGCGAACAATTGCGCGGTCAGGCCCTGCCCGATGTGAGTCTGGCCATGGCCAAACCCCTGCGCAAGGCCGATGCCACGCCGGAAGAAAGCGACGCCGCCTTTTTGCTGCTTGAAGACGCAGCACAAAAGGGCGATGCCGAATCCATGTTTCTTGTGGGCCAGTTTTACGACCCTGCCAGCACCCTGCCGCGCGGCAGTATTCCCGCCGATCTTACCCAGGCCAAGCGCTGGTATGATCAAGCGGCGCAAAAGGGGCAACCTCAGGCCAAGACCTCACTCGACAAACTGAAGGAATACGCCCGTGGACTTGAAGCCAAGGGTGATGCCGAGGCCCGCTCACTGTTGCAAAACTGGCAGTAACGGCCAAACGGCCATTGTGCTGGTGCGTATTTAAAGGTTCAGGATAAGATTATCTGGCGTTTGCGCCACCATGGCGGGGGGGGTACTGCCCCCGTCTGTGCAGCCTCTGTGTAAGGTTGCCCTTTTCCGCAAGGAGTCCACTATGCATTCCATGCCTCTTGTTCGACGTTGCTGCCTTGTGTTGTTGCTGGCGCTGGGCCTCGGCATTTGCATGGCTGACAGTTTTTCTGCTGCGTCTGCCGCCCCCCTGCTGCAACAGGGCAAAAAAACACTTTTTCAGCGTGTGGTCAGCCATCCGGGAGCGGCATTGCTTGCCGAACCAAAGGCGGATGGGGCCGTAGTGCGCAAAAGCGTTGTGCCCTTCACGGTCATGTATGTGTTTGACCGCAAGGATGGCTGGGTTCAAGTTGGCGCTTCTACCGCCCAACCCGAAGGCTGGATGGAAGCCGCAAAAACAACGGACTGGAACCAGTCGCTCACCCTGCTCTTCACGCCACGCACGGGCCGCGATCCGGTGCTGTTTTTCAAGACTGAAACAGGCCTGAACGAACTGTGCGCCGCACCCGACATGGAAAAAAGGCTCGATGCGCTGGAAGCGCAGGCTGCAACCCTGCGGCAGAGCAAGGAACCCGCGCCTGAAACCATGCCCATTCTTGCCAGCGAACCGGCTGACGCCCAGGGTGCTGTTTCTGAAAAGCGTTTTTATCTCATGCCCATTCTGGACATGAAGGATCCGTTTGATGGTGTGAAATTTCTGCGCGTGGCCTCCATCGACCCCGGCAACTCCAAGGGCAAGGACGGCAAAAACGGCCCGCCCAAAACCGGTATCGCCCTTGTCATCGACACCACCATTTCCATGAAGCCCTACATTGACCAGAGCCTCAACGTGGTACGCCAGATATACGACAAGATTGAAAAAGACCACATGGCCGAAAACGTGGGCTTTGCAGTTGTGGCCTTTCGCAGCAGTACCAAGGCCGTGCCCGGTCTGGAATACACCACAGAGGTGGTCAGCGATTTTGCTACCGCAAAAGACCGCAAGAGCCTTGAAGAAAAGCTTTCAAAGGTGCAGGAAGCCAAGGTTTCGAGCCATGATTTTAACGAGGATTCGCTGGCTGGCGTGTACAAGGCCGTTGAGGCCCTCAACTGGAGCGACTATTCCTCGCGGCTTATTCTGCTGATCTCTGATGCGGGCCCGCTTAAAAGCGGAGACAAATACGCCTCTGTAAGCATGGGCCCCAGTGAAGTAAACGACTTTGCCCGTCAGAAAGGCATCTGGATTACGGCCCTGCACATTAAAAGCCCTGGCGGCAGCGCCAACCACGCCTATGCGGAGCAGAGCTACCGCGCTCTGAGCAAGCTTTCTGGCAATCGTTCAAACTACCTTGTGGTCGCAGCGCCCACGCCAGCCAAGGGCGCGGAGCAGTTTGCCGCCATTACCAAGACCCTGGGCACCGGCATGGTGGACATGGTCAAGAACACTGCCGAAGGCAAGGTTATGACCAAGCCCAAGGACGAAAAGCCCCAAACGGCTTCGGCCGAAGATCAGGCTGCCAATCTGGCCGCGACTCTCGGCTATGCCATGCAGCTGGAATATCTGGGCAAAACACGTGAGAATGCCGCCCCCTCAGTGGTCAATTCGTGGATTGCCGACATGGATCTGAACCAGCTCGCCAAAAGCAGGCAAACCCCCAGCGTGGAAGTGGCCGTGCTGCTGACCAAAAACCAGCTCAACGACCTGAGCACCCAGCTCAAGACCATCATCGACAATGCCGAGCGCACCAAAAAGACCGATGCGCGCGACTTTTTCCAGGGTGTGCTTTCTGCCTCCACCCGCATGGCCCGCGACCCCAATATGCCCACACAGGGCAAAAATCTGGCCGAGCTTGGCGTGCTTTCCGAATTTCTGGATGGCCTGCCCTACAAGAGCGACGTCATGCTGCTGCGTGAGGAAGACTGGTACCGCATGAGCGTGGGTGAGCAGACGGCCTTTATCAACCGTCTTAAATCGCGCCTTGCCCGTTACGAAGAATATGACCGCGACCGCGCCAACTGGGAAAGTTTTGGTCAGTCCAACCCGGGCGACTGGGTGTACCGCGTGCCGTTGAGCATGCTGCCCTAAAAATGGCGCTAACAAGCGAAAATAAATAACGCTTTCGCCTACACTAGAGCATTTCAGGATTGAAATACTCTAACCGCAATATCTGGGCTTGGGGCAAGGGCATACGGCCTTTGCCCTCGGCCTGGGGGTGATCATGCCAGACATGGTTTTTTCGCTGCGCAATATTGGCAAAACACGCCCCGGCAACGAGGGCTTTCGCCTGCGCATTGAGCAGCTGAACGTGGCGCGGGGCAGCCTGCTTGCCCTTGTAGGCCCCAGCGGCTGCGGCAAAAGCACGGCGCTCGACATGCTGGCCTGCGCCCTCAGCCCCGATATGACGCCAGAGGGTTTTGCCCTGCCGCACCAACACACAGCTTCCCAGGGTACGCTGCCCACAGCGGCCAGTGCCTCTACCAGTTTTGTATTTTCCCCTACTTCTGGCGCTCCCACCGATATAATGGCCGCATGGAGGCACGGCGGCACAGATGCTCTGGCCTTGCTGCGCCTGCACCATCTGGGGTATGTGCTGCAAACAGGCGGCCTTTTGCCCTTTTTATCCGCGCGCGAAAACATCGTGCTGCGCTGCAAAAGCCTGGGAATTTTGCCCCAGCGGCAGGATGCAGTGGCAACTGTTGTGGACAGGCTTGGCATCGGTCATCTGCTTGGGCAGTATCCTGCCACACTTTCTGTAGGCGAACGCCAGCGTGTAGCCATTGCAGCGGCACTGGCACACGGGCCTTCTGTTGTACTGGCAGACGAGCCCACAGCCGCCCTCGACCCTGGCCACGCTGCCAACGTGCTGCGCCTTTTTGCCGAGTTGGCCCGCCAGCTGGGCATTACGGTGGTGATGGTCACGCATAACCTTGACCAGGCACGGCAGGCCGGTTTTGCTCTGGCGCAGGTGCAGGTTGGTCAGGATGCTGGCGGCAGCGTATCCGTGTTGCGCTGGTCCGGGGAGGCTGCCTGACATGGCAAAGACCTTTTCAACCATCTTGCGTCTGGCTGGCAAGGATTACTGGCACGAATTTCTGCTTTCCGCCTGCGCCGTACTTGGTCTGGCTGCCGTGCTCACCCCCCTGATGGTGCTCTATGGCGTAAAGTTTGGCGTGGTGCAAACCCTTACCGAACGCCTGCGCAACGACCCCCGCAATCTGGAAATTTCCCCCGTGGTTAGCGGCAGGTACACGCCGGAATATCTGGCGCAACTGGCCGCTCACCCCGATGTAGCCTTTGTGCTGCCCCGCACACGCTCCATTGCCGCCACTATGGATCTGAGCGTCAATGAGGCCCGCCCCGAAACCAATACCGAGGCCAATGGCCGCATCCTGCTGGTTGCCTCGCTTGAACCCACGGCGGCGGGCGACCCCCTGCTGCTGCGGTTTGGCGCTGCGGCCCCTCTTATGCCGCAAAATCCCGCTGCTGAAGCCATTGGCGTAACGCTTTCTGCCCCTGCGGCAGAGAAGCTGCACGTCAAACAAGGCGACACCCTTAACGGAAAGGTTGAACGTCGTTTTCAGGGCAAGGTGCAGACAGCCCGTGTAGCCCTGCGCGTGGCGGCAGTACTGCCTCTGGCCGCCCAGCAGAAGGATGTGGCCTATGTGCCCCTGCCTCTTATGGAAGCCACAGAAGACTACCGCGATGGACGCGCCGTCCCCGAACTTGGCGCGCAAAACGGCTGGACAGGCGAACCGCGCCCGCAAGAGCCCCGCGTTTACCCCGGTTTTCGCCTTTACGCCCGAAATCTTGAAGACGTCATGCCTTTGCGCCATGCTTTTGCAACGCAAAAGCTTGATGTGTACACACGTGCGGAAGAAATAGAGCAGGTCACGGCCCTTGCCCGCGCCCTCAACATGATTTTTGCCCTTATTTGCGCAGCTACGGCCATTGGCTTTCTGGCTTCTACAGCCAGCAGCGTGCTGGCAAGCATCAAGCGCAAACAGCGCATTCTTGGCCTGCTGCGGCTCAACGGTTTTACCACGGGCAGGCTTGTGCTTTTTCCACTGACGCAGTCGCTGCTTACGGCCCTTTTGGGTACGGCATTGGCCGCCGGGGTGTACGGAGTAGCTGCACTTGTCATCAATACCCTGTTCCGTGCCAGTGTGAGCGGTTTGGAGCAGGTGTGCCTGCTGCTGCCCCAACACTTTTTGATCACCTTTGCAGCTGTTGCCGGGCTTGCCCTGCTGGCTGCCCTTGGCCCCGCCCTGCGGGCGGCCCGCATTGAACCCTCGGAGGTTATCCGTGAAATATAACGTGCGCTCCCGTTTTCGCGCCCCAGTGCTGCTGCGAGGCCTTGCCGCCACCATGTGCTGCGCCCTGTTACTCGGGCTGTCGCTCGCCCCCTGCGCATCCAGCCCCGCGCTGGCCGCTCTGGCCCGCAAGGCCGATGTAAACACGGCTGATGCCTTTAATCCCAGGCCTTCAGATACAGACATCATACTACCCATGCCCTGCGGCCTGAGCATGGTTTTCAAACTGGTGGCTGTGCCCGCCAAGGGTCTGCTGTGGGACATGCCCATGCGCCCCGGCGTGGATGACAGTTCACACCAGGACAGGGCCTACTACGACCGCCGTTTCAATACTGCCCTTTCTGGTACCTTTACGCTCGACGACCTGCCCGCAGCGTGGCGCAAGATGGCTCCGCAGGGGCAGAACTTTTTTTACCTTGTGGCAAAGTATGAGGTCAGTAACCTGCAGTGGCACGCCATAATGGACAATACCTGTCCCGACACTGCCCAGCCGGGCGCAGAGGCAGCCCGCCCCGCTACCGACATAAGCTGGTACGATGCAGTGGACTTTACCCGCCGCTATACCACATGGCTGTTGCAAAACGCGCCCGATTCGCTGCCCCGCTTTGCCGGTGACCAGCGCAACGTGGGCTTTGTGCGCCTGCCTACAGAAACAGAATGGGAATATGCGGCCCGTGGCGGCCAGACGGCTGGCAGCCAGCTGTTGCTGCAGGAAAACTTTTTTGCCCTGCAACCCGGTGAAAGCAAGGCCGACTACGCCGTGTACCGGCCCGAACAGGGCCCTCGCGCAGAGGGCATGGCCAACATAGGCTCTCGTAAACCCAATCCGCTGGGTATTTACGACACTGCGGGCAATGCAGCTGAAATGGTGCTGGACACCTTCCGTTTTTCCATGGCTGGACGGCTGCACGGTTCTGCGGGCGGTTTTGTGCGCAAGGGCGGCTCGTTTCTTTCCAGCGATGCCGAAATCATGCCTGGCCGCAGGGAAGAAACACCCTTCTTTCTCGCAGATGGCCCGGCTCACGCCCGCGACCTGGGTTTTAGACCTGTAATATCGGGTATCAATACCCCCGGTGGTGACCGGCCACAGGAACTGACCGCCGAATGGAACAAGGCCGGTGAAAAACTGGCTCCTCTGGCCGATGGCCAGGCGGCCCGCAATCCTCTGGAGGAACTCGACCGGCTGCTTGCAGCCGCGCCGGACGAAACATCGCGCAAGAATCTTCAGGAATTGCGTAATACCATCAAAGAAAACAATATCATGCTTGAGCGCCAAAAGCAGATGGAAGCGCAATCGCTGCTGCGTACCGGCGTGTATATGATCGAAACCATCCGCAACTATTCAAGTAGGCGTAACAGTTTAAAAACACAGATGGAAAGTATGGAGCGTGACAAAGCCACCGCCAAGGGCGCAGAGCTTGAAAAGCTTAAGAAGATATTAGATACTGCCCAACGAGGACTTGTCATGCTGGATACAAGCCTGGACAAATCCCTCACCTTCTACCGCAGCAAAGTGGAAGAAAGCGCTTTGCTCGCTCCTGAGGTGCTGGCTGCAGCCAACGAATCCCTCGTCAAGGATTTCAGCGGTGCGGACCCGTTCAATGAAAACATGCATAAAAACCTCGAGCTGTATCGGCTTCACATAGATATGTTGCGTAAAAACAAGGTATTATCTCGTGAAACCATGCAGAAGGAAATTCTGGAACGTCGGTTTCAGTAGAGAAAAGGAGAAAATAGATGGCTGACAAAATGCGTATTGGCTGGATTGGCACTGGTGTTATGGGCCTTTCGATGGCGGGACACCTTCAGGCTGCTGGCTGGCCGCTGACTGTATACAACCGTACCAAGGCCAAAACCCAGCCCCTTCTCGACAAGGGCGCAAAATGGGCCGACACCCCGCGCGCCGTGGCCGAAGCCTCTGACGTGGTGTTCACCATCGTGGGCTACCCCCACGACGTGGAAGAAGTGACCCTGGGTGAAAACGGCGTGCTGCGCGGCCTGGCCGCTGGCGGCATTGTGTGCGACATGAGCACCTCCAGCCCCGTGCTGGCCGAGCGCATTGCCGCTGCCGCCAGGCAGCAGGGCTGCGAATCGCTCGACGCCCCGGTTACCGGCGGCGACGTGGGCGCGCGTGATGCCAAGCTCTCCATCTTTGTGGGCGGCGATCAGGCTGCTTACGAACGCGTGCTGCCCTGCTTCAACAAGATGGGCACCAACATTCTGCACTGCGGTGGTGCGGGCTTTGGCCAGAAGGGCAAGCTTGCCAACCAGGCCGCAATTGCTGGCGTGATGATCAGCACCTGCGAATCCTTCCTTTTTGCGCAGGAGGCCGGGCTTGACGTTTCCAAGTGGATGGAACTGGTGGTTGCCGGCTCTGGCGGCAGCTTTGCCATGAACTCCCTTGGCCGCCGTATGCTCAAGGGCGACTTTGCCCCCGGCTTTTTCATTGACCACTTCATCAAGGACCTTGGCCTTTGCCTTGAAGAATGCCGCCGCATGAAGCTTGTGCTGCCCGGCATTACCCTGGCCGACCAGCTGTACC
The Desulfovibrio sp. DNA segment above includes these coding regions:
- a CDS encoding sel1 repeat family protein, translating into MRASISADTGRGPGNGIIEIFDAGSVSDPDFTLLRASDGKCLGPRGWQESETLLTPDAWDNDGGSLRLAVGPAVVDEVDNLDAYRISLRGVGSCALAVKSLVYSHIAGGHGMGAATPVAPAPQPAPLVSQPEPVLESPEPPLAFDESQQPVPPQEPPLEMNTQQPEKSGGKGMLVALIVLALVAAGAAAWWFLLREPEKAPLPTPPAQTQNTDKPQTPGQTQPKPADDPQQGADAAKPAATPLASAREQLRGQALPDVSLAMAKPLRKADATPEESDAAFLLLEDAAQKGDAESMFLVGQFYDPASTLPRGSIPADLTQAKRWYDQAAQKGQPQAKTSLDKLKEYARGLEAKGDAEARSLLQNWQ
- a CDS encoding vWA domain-containing protein, which gives rise to MHSMPLVRRCCLVLLLALGLGICMADSFSAASAAPLLQQGKKTLFQRVVSHPGAALLAEPKADGAVVRKSVVPFTVMYVFDRKDGWVQVGASTAQPEGWMEAAKTTDWNQSLTLLFTPRTGRDPVLFFKTETGLNELCAAPDMEKRLDALEAQAATLRQSKEPAPETMPILASEPADAQGAVSEKRFYLMPILDMKDPFDGVKFLRVASIDPGNSKGKDGKNGPPKTGIALVIDTTISMKPYIDQSLNVVRQIYDKIEKDHMAENVGFAVVAFRSSTKAVPGLEYTTEVVSDFATAKDRKSLEEKLSKVQEAKVSSHDFNEDSLAGVYKAVEALNWSDYSSRLILLISDAGPLKSGDKYASVSMGPSEVNDFARQKGIWITALHIKSPGGSANHAYAEQSYRALSKLSGNRSNYLVVAAPTPAKGAEQFAAITKTLGTGMVDMVKNTAEGKVMTKPKDEKPQTASAEDQAANLAATLGYAMQLEYLGKTRENAAPSVVNSWIADMDLNQLAKSRQTPSVEVAVLLTKNQLNDLSTQLKTIIDNAERTKKTDARDFFQGVLSASTRMARDPNMPTQGKNLAELGVLSEFLDGLPYKSDVMLLREEDWYRMSVGEQTAFINRLKSRLARYEEYDRDRANWESFGQSNPGDWVYRVPLSMLP
- a CDS encoding ABC transporter ATP-binding protein — encoded protein: MPDMVFSLRNIGKTRPGNEGFRLRIEQLNVARGSLLALVGPSGCGKSTALDMLACALSPDMTPEGFALPHQHTASQGTLPTAASASTSFVFSPTSGAPTDIMAAWRHGGTDALALLRLHHLGYVLQTGGLLPFLSARENIVLRCKSLGILPQRQDAVATVVDRLGIGHLLGQYPATLSVGERQRVAIAAALAHGPSVVLADEPTAALDPGHAANVLRLFAELARQLGITVVMVTHNLDQARQAGFALAQVQVGQDAGGSVSVLRWSGEAA
- a CDS encoding FtsX-like permease family protein; the encoded protein is MAKTFSTILRLAGKDYWHEFLLSACAVLGLAAVLTPLMVLYGVKFGVVQTLTERLRNDPRNLEISPVVSGRYTPEYLAQLAAHPDVAFVLPRTRSIAATMDLSVNEARPETNTEANGRILLVASLEPTAAGDPLLLRFGAAAPLMPQNPAAEAIGVTLSAPAAEKLHVKQGDTLNGKVERRFQGKVQTARVALRVAAVLPLAAQQKDVAYVPLPLMEATEDYRDGRAVPELGAQNGWTGEPRPQEPRVYPGFRLYARNLEDVMPLRHAFATQKLDVYTRAEEIEQVTALARALNMIFALICAATAIGFLASTASSVLASIKRKQRILGLLRLNGFTTGRLVLFPLTQSLLTALLGTALAAGVYGVAALVINTLFRASVSGLEQVCLLLPQHFLITFAAVAGLALLAALGPALRAARIEPSEVIREI
- a CDS encoding SUMF1/EgtB/PvdO family nonheme iron enzyme; its protein translation is MKYNVRSRFRAPVLLRGLAATMCCALLLGLSLAPCASSPALAALARKADVNTADAFNPRPSDTDIILPMPCGLSMVFKLVAVPAKGLLWDMPMRPGVDDSSHQDRAYYDRRFNTALSGTFTLDDLPAAWRKMAPQGQNFFYLVAKYEVSNLQWHAIMDNTCPDTAQPGAEAARPATDISWYDAVDFTRRYTTWLLQNAPDSLPRFAGDQRNVGFVRLPTETEWEYAARGGQTAGSQLLLQENFFALQPGESKADYAVYRPEQGPRAEGMANIGSRKPNPLGIYDTAGNAAEMVLDTFRFSMAGRLHGSAGGFVRKGGSFLSSDAEIMPGRREETPFFLADGPAHARDLGFRPVISGINTPGGDRPQELTAEWNKAGEKLAPLADGQAARNPLEELDRLLAAAPDETSRKNLQELRNTIKENNIMLERQKQMEAQSLLRTGVYMIETIRNYSSRRNSLKTQMESMERDKATAKGAELEKLKKILDTAQRGLVMLDTSLDKSLTFYRSKVEESALLAPEVLAAANESLVKDFSGADPFNENMHKNLELYRLHIDMLRKNKVLSRETMQKEILERRFQ
- a CDS encoding NAD(P)-dependent oxidoreductase, yielding MADKMRIGWIGTGVMGLSMAGHLQAAGWPLTVYNRTKAKTQPLLDKGAKWADTPRAVAEASDVVFTIVGYPHDVEEVTLGENGVLRGLAAGGIVCDMSTSSPVLAERIAAAARQQGCESLDAPVTGGDVGARDAKLSIFVGGDQAAYERVLPCFNKMGTNILHCGGAGFGQKGKLANQAAIAGVMISTCESFLFAQEAGLDVSKWMELVVAGSGGSFAMNSLGRRMLKGDFAPGFFIDHFIKDLGLCLEECRRMKLVLPGITLADQLYRTMQAKGQGSKGTQALVECLAELSAKKWNACCK